A window from Borrelia sp. P9F1 encodes these proteins:
- the metG gene encoding methionine--tRNA ligase, whose protein sequence is MKKKNLVTAALPYVNNIPHLGNLVQVISADVFARYSRMVGIETLYVCGTDEYGTATEIRALIENISPEELCNKYYEIHKSIYEWFNIQFDVFGRTTNKHHSETVQNLFLKLEENGYVTEKENEQFFCKHDLMFLADRYVTGECPNCGNNAKGDQCENCSRLLAPSDLTNPKCMICRNIPILKKTKHCYLNLPKIKDELKNWIQTSSQNANWNTNAVRMTNAFLRDGLKERAITRDLKWGIPVPKKGYENKVFYVWFDAPIGYVSITKEIVENWESWWKNAEETTLVQFIGKDNILFHTVVFPAVELASKENWTMLNKISSSEYLNYENLKFSKSEGTGIFGNDAITTGIPADVWRFYICYNRPEKSDFQFMWNDLLERTNTELIGNFSNFINRVLTFYKKFFGNSIDKIDIKNDFWEEINHKYKRILDFFNKTELKAALKEILDISSMGNKILQDREPWKTKDSDPEGTKELLLNLIYLIRDLSILISPFMPQTSDKIRKFFGGSYEISHKFLGTNLGLSTIRTTEVLFAKLEKKFIDNLKLRYSGGKRMQSKQTEDPVKLFSEKVFLKVVKVKAIERSPDAEKLFILKLDDGTLDGKQIVSSLADYYKEEELVGKHVIIVDNLKPAKFRGIKSEGMLISTEDRDKNFRVIIMEHFKDNPTLGKRIILESDIEKELNYPPKISIDKFMQTQIIAENGELKINGINLVIQHSKDKILSREIPNGIVY, encoded by the coding sequence GTGAAGAAAAAAAATTTAGTCACAGCCGCACTGCCGTACGTGAATAACATACCCCATCTTGGCAATCTGGTGCAGGTTATATCCGCAGATGTTTTTGCAAGATATTCAAGAATGGTCGGCATAGAAACGCTTTATGTCTGCGGTACAGATGAGTACGGGACAGCTACAGAAATTAGAGCTTTAATTGAAAACATTAGTCCTGAAGAACTTTGCAACAAATACTATGAAATACATAAATCAATTTACGAATGGTTTAATATTCAATTTGACGTTTTTGGACGCACAACTAATAAACATCACAGTGAGACTGTACAAAATTTATTTTTAAAATTAGAAGAAAATGGTTATGTTACGGAAAAAGAAAATGAGCAATTCTTTTGCAAGCATGACCTCATGTTTTTAGCAGATAGATATGTAACAGGAGAATGCCCAAATTGCGGGAACAACGCAAAAGGAGACCAGTGTGAGAACTGCTCTAGGTTACTGGCCCCCTCTGACTTAACAAATCCAAAGTGCATGATTTGCAGGAATATACCTATTTTAAAAAAAACCAAGCATTGCTATCTTAACTTGCCAAAAATAAAGGACGAACTTAAAAATTGGATACAAACAAGCTCACAGAATGCTAATTGGAATACCAATGCTGTTAGAATGACAAATGCATTTTTAAGGGATGGTCTTAAGGAGAGGGCAATAACAAGGGATTTAAAATGGGGCATACCAGTACCCAAAAAGGGGTATGAAAATAAAGTATTTTATGTATGGTTTGATGCCCCAATTGGATACGTTTCAATTACAAAAGAAATTGTAGAAAACTGGGAATCTTGGTGGAAAAACGCCGAAGAGACAACTTTAGTGCAATTTATTGGAAAAGATAATATCTTATTCCATACCGTTGTCTTTCCTGCTGTGGAGCTTGCAAGCAAAGAAAATTGGACAATGCTTAACAAAATATCTTCAAGTGAATATTTAAACTACGAAAACCTCAAATTTTCAAAATCCGAAGGGACTGGAATATTCGGCAATGATGCTATTACTACTGGAATACCTGCTGATGTTTGGAGATTTTATATATGCTACAACAGACCTGAAAAATCTGACTTTCAATTTATGTGGAACGACCTCTTAGAGAGAACAAACACTGAGCTTATTGGTAATTTCTCAAATTTCATCAATCGGGTTTTAACATTTTACAAAAAATTCTTTGGAAATAGCATAGATAAAATAGACATCAAAAATGATTTTTGGGAAGAAATAAATCACAAATACAAAAGAATTTTAGATTTTTTCAACAAAACAGAACTCAAGGCAGCATTAAAGGAAATTCTTGATATCTCAAGCATGGGTAACAAAATATTGCAAGATAGAGAGCCTTGGAAAACAAAAGACAGTGATCCCGAAGGAACAAAAGAGCTCTTGTTAAATCTGATATACCTAATAAGAGATCTATCAATTTTAATATCTCCTTTTATGCCCCAAACAAGTGATAAAATAAGAAAATTTTTTGGAGGAAGCTACGAAATTTCTCATAAATTTTTAGGAACAAATTTAGGACTAAGTACAATTAGAACTACTGAAGTGTTATTTGCAAAACTAGAAAAAAAATTTATTGATAATCTAAAATTAAGATACTCGGGAGGTAAGAGGATGCAAAGCAAGCAAACAGAAGATCCGGTAAAATTATTTAGTGAAAAAGTATTTTTAAAAGTTGTAAAAGTGAAAGCAATAGAGAGAAGTCCAGATGCGGAAAAATTATTCATTTTAAAACTTGATGATGGGACTCTTGATGGAAAACAAATTGTAAGTAGTCTTGCCGACTATTATAAGGAAGAAGAGTTGGTTGGAAAACACGTAATAATAGTTGACAATTTAAAGCCTGCTAAATTTAGGGGAATAAAATCCGAAGGAATGTTAATTTCGACCGAAGATAGAGATAAAAACTTTAGGGTAATCATAATGGAACATTTTAAAGATAATCCTACTCTCGGCAAGCGAATAATACTTGAAAGTGACATTGAGAAAGAATTAAATTATCCACCAAAAATTAGCATAGATAAATTTATGCAAACTCAGATTATAGCAGAAAACGGAGAACTTAAGATAAATGGAATCAACCTAGTGATACAACACTCTAAAGACAAAATACTATCT
- the pta gene encoding phosphate acetyltransferase, whose amino-acid sequence MSVFNFKDYVFGKAREEVIRNGSKASVVFPESSDVRILQATIEILKERLAGLVILIGKRDRVLKNLRELVGFGDDISEMIRVIDPNSYEGLDRYLDEYLKLRQSKGLALGKARVEILDEVSFSMMMVRLREVKTCVCGSLRSSDKVLRSALAILPRLRENKLVSSFTLIDTDGSYGVNKTCFGHEGILLFADCALVINPTCTELAEIAIQSANSFRNIFKKAEPKIALLSFSTKGSAYSTEVEKVKRALEIAKSRHKDLIIDGELQLDAALVKSIADKKCSDSIVAGAANILIFPNLAAGNIGYKLVERLAFARAYGPFLQGVKTPVSDLSRGCSVDDIVLASALMIGG is encoded by the coding sequence ATGAGTGTTTTTAATTTTAAAGATTATGTGTTTGGTAAGGCAAGAGAAGAGGTTATAAGAAATGGATCTAAGGCTAGCGTAGTTTTCCCTGAGAGTAGTGATGTAAGAATTTTACAGGCAACAATTGAAATATTAAAAGAGAGGTTAGCAGGTCTTGTTATTCTTATTGGAAAAAGGGATAGAGTTTTAAAAAATTTAAGAGAACTTGTAGGATTTGGGGATGATATTTCAGAAATGATAAGGGTGATAGATCCCAATTCCTACGAGGGTTTAGATAGATATTTAGATGAATACCTTAAGTTAAGACAAAGTAAGGGATTGGCTTTAGGTAAAGCCAGGGTGGAGATTCTAGACGAGGTTTCTTTTTCTATGATGATGGTGAGGCTTAGAGAGGTTAAGACTTGCGTATGTGGATCTTTGCGTTCTTCGGATAAGGTATTAAGAAGTGCTTTAGCTATTCTTCCGAGGCTTAGGGAGAATAAACTTGTATCGTCTTTTACTCTCATAGATACTGATGGTAGTTACGGTGTGAATAAAACTTGTTTTGGACATGAGGGTATTTTACTTTTTGCTGATTGTGCTTTAGTTATTAATCCTACTTGTACGGAACTTGCAGAAATTGCAATACAGAGTGCAAATTCTTTTAGGAATATTTTTAAAAAAGCAGAGCCTAAGATAGCTCTGTTAAGTTTTTCTACAAAAGGATCTGCTTATTCAACTGAGGTTGAAAAGGTTAAGCGTGCTTTAGAAATAGCTAAAAGTAGGCACAAAGATTTGATTATTGATGGAGAGCTTCAACTTGATGCAGCTTTAGTTAAAAGCATTGCAGATAAAAAATGTAGCGATTCTATTGTTGCTGGAGCAGCAAACATATTAATTTTTCCTAACTTGGCAGCCGGTAACATTGGATATAAGCTTGTTGAGCGATTGGCTTTTGCTAGAGCCTATGGGCCTTTTTTGCAAGGAGTTAAAACCCCTGTTAGTGATCTTTCAAGGGGTTGCTCTGTGGATGATATTGTATTAGCAAGTGCACTGATGATAGGTGGTTAA
- the rsmA gene encoding 16S rRNA (adenine(1518)-N(6)/adenine(1519)-N(6))-dimethyltransferase RsmA: protein MRINYNSINSIKTELERKNIAPRKTWGQHYLVNEYIREAIIDTLEVKENEKIWEIGPGLGAMTVILLKKINFLTAFEIDPKYSEILNEQFGKFENFKLIEGDFLKTHKREKTNFNKIFSNLPYNIASKVIYTLIEGKILKQMVLTVQKELADRMLATKGNKNYSSFTVLVQSHFNVTKIMNIDKNNFYPTPRVGSTTVKLTPKNQEIKEFREFNKLVRTVFTSRRKKLKNTITNFVKNEKILKEEFFKNFLGKRPEEITVQEFIAISNKLTTYHQCTC, encoded by the coding sequence ATGAGAATAAATTATAATAGCATAAACAGCATAAAAACTGAGCTTGAACGAAAAAATATAGCTCCAAGGAAAACATGGGGACAGCATTACTTGGTAAATGAATATATAAGAGAAGCAATAATAGATACTCTTGAGGTAAAAGAGAATGAAAAAATTTGGGAAATAGGGCCAGGGCTTGGTGCAATGACAGTTATTTTACTCAAAAAAATAAATTTCCTAACCGCTTTTGAAATTGACCCCAAGTACTCAGAAATTTTAAACGAACAATTTGGAAAATTTGAAAACTTCAAGTTAATAGAGGGTGATTTCTTGAAGACACATAAGAGAGAAAAAACAAATTTTAATAAAATATTTTCAAATCTGCCCTATAACATTGCATCAAAAGTAATATACACACTTATTGAAGGCAAAATCTTGAAACAAATGGTACTCACAGTACAAAAAGAACTGGCAGATAGAATGCTTGCAACGAAAGGAAACAAAAATTACTCTTCATTCACGGTTTTAGTCCAATCACACTTTAATGTAACTAAAATCATGAATATCGACAAGAATAACTTTTATCCAACTCCTAGGGTAGGCTCTACAACTGTCAAGCTCACGCCTAAAAATCAGGAAATTAAGGAATTTAGAGAATTTAATAAATTAGTTAGAACAGTGTTTACAAGTCGCAGAAAAAAACTCAAAAACACAATCACTAATTTTGTCAAAAATGAAAAAATCCTGAAGGAAGAATTTTTTAAAAATTTTCTAGGTAAAAGACCAGAAGAGATTACTGTTCAAGAATTCATTGCAATTTCAAACAAATTAACCACCTATCATCAGTGCACTTGCTAA
- a CDS encoding ComEC/Rec2 family competence protein yields the protein MILLFIISSLNLLIRYYSEFNLIHLNSALTLISLVKKNAHLSLTFMVNIILLLAFEISLGFKRFEDDSYKITNITHLPKYSKTKIESIDGLGKQYKFMFKNIRNQYKIGDIFKIKTNEIQLVKRPLLVEIRDQYSKLLNPFFDAINPYYSHFSKAILTNNKSEITKHERNLFQKAGLFHILVVSGLHFYLIYVVFYYLFFLIIKNEMLRLLILSMVLFNYLILTGFSSSALRAFIMIEIIMLYRLIYGKINFLSVLSIGFTINAIVLPHTLSSTGFKLSYLAVLGISISLFLKDRYNLNGFISSILTTLLIQITTAPVVYANNLDLPPISILSNLIIIPLMLLFLIITSLSLVSYTLNTNLFLLFDLINTYIFRAAKETAIIFSKFPIIQNHNIGLFVLSSISTILYIIYKLESRTVAKRNPL from the coding sequence GTGATTTTGTTGTTTATCATAAGCTCGTTAAACCTACTGATACGATATTACTCTGAGTTTAACCTAATACACCTGAATTCAGCTTTAACATTGATTTCTTTAGTTAAAAAAAACGCCCATCTCTCTCTTACATTTATGGTTAACATAATCTTACTATTAGCCTTTGAAATTAGCCTAGGGTTTAAAAGATTTGAAGATGATTCATACAAGATAACAAACATTACTCATTTGCCGAAATATTCAAAAACCAAGATTGAATCAATAGATGGTCTTGGAAAACAGTACAAGTTTATGTTTAAAAATATCAGAAATCAATACAAAATTGGAGATATATTTAAAATTAAAACAAACGAAATCCAACTCGTTAAGAGACCACTACTCGTAGAAATTAGAGATCAATATAGTAAACTACTAAACCCATTTTTCGACGCAATAAACCCCTATTATTCCCATTTCTCAAAAGCAATCCTAACAAATAATAAATCAGAGATAACAAAACATGAACGCAATTTATTTCAAAAAGCAGGTTTATTTCATATACTGGTGGTATCTGGGCTACACTTTTATTTAATCTACGTTGTATTTTATTACCTATTCTTTTTAATAATAAAAAACGAAATGCTGAGGCTATTAATTCTGAGTATGGTGTTGTTCAACTATTTAATCTTAACAGGATTTTCATCATCAGCTCTGAGGGCATTTATCATGATAGAAATAATTATGCTGTACAGATTAATTTATGGAAAAATTAATTTTTTAAGTGTTCTATCCATTGGTTTCACAATAAATGCTATTGTGCTACCTCACACACTAAGTTCAACAGGATTTAAACTATCTTATTTAGCAGTACTTGGTATATCAATCTCACTTTTTCTTAAAGACAGATATAACTTAAATGGATTTATATCTTCTATCCTTACAACACTTTTGATTCAAATTACTACAGCTCCTGTTGTTTATGCCAACAATTTAGACCTACCTCCAATCTCAATTCTGTCAAATCTAATAATTATCCCTCTCATGTTATTGTTCTTGATAATAACATCACTGAGTTTGGTATCTTATACATTAAATACAAATCTATTTCTGTTATTTGACCTAATAAATACCTATATTTTCAGAGCAGCAAAGGAAACAGCAATCATCTTCAGCAAATTTCCAATAATTCAAAACCATAACATAGGGCTATTCGTTCTCTCAAGCATATCAACAATACTTTACATAATCTATAAACTAGAAAGCAGAACAGTAGCAAAGAGAAACCCTCTCTAA
- a CDS encoding CPBP family intramembrane glutamic endopeptidase, which yields MKLLDNKYPIRYALLELFLACVICTHMSPFVSVDENLWNFSGNHYVYWLYSAFLIIFILHFARLTSTSYFRDEFYIPKFRLIFIWRSFLIFIKLVICIVFLLLILYLCFEYFFPEAWRSWVSTDVGSFRWSLGSKESLYLMAITSLFTGAVEELLYRSFIITKLKQMGFNSFISAILSSIIFAIGHVYYGFIGAFVTFILGFVLAFIYLRHKNVYYVSLVHSFYNTAVSAVIFVLS from the coding sequence ATGAAATTATTAGATAATAAGTATCCTATCAGATATGCTCTTTTAGAACTTTTTTTAGCTTGTGTTATCTGTACTCATATGTCTCCTTTTGTAAGTGTTGATGAGAATCTTTGGAATTTTAGTGGTAATCATTACGTTTATTGGCTTTATAGTGCTTTTTTAATTATTTTTATCCTACATTTTGCCAGATTAACAAGTACCTCTTACTTCAGAGATGAATTTTACATACCTAAATTTAGGTTAATTTTTATTTGGAGATCCTTTTTAATTTTTATTAAGCTTGTCATTTGCATTGTTTTTCTGTTACTTATTCTTTACTTATGTTTTGAGTACTTTTTTCCAGAGGCATGGAGATCTTGGGTTAGTACAGATGTCGGTAGTTTTAGATGGAGCCTGGGTAGTAAGGAATCGCTTTATTTGATGGCTATTACCTCCCTTTTTACGGGAGCAGTTGAGGAATTATTGTATAGATCTTTCATTATTACTAAACTTAAACAAATGGGGTTTAACTCATTTATTTCGGCTATTCTCAGTAGTATTATTTTTGCCATTGGGCATGTTTATTATGGGTTTATTGGTGCATTTGTTACGTTTATTCTTGGTTTTGTATTAGCTTTTATTTATCTAAGACATAAAAATGTATATTATGTGAGTTTGGTTCATAGTTTTTATAATACTGCTGTTAGTGCTGTCATCTTTGTGTTAAGTTAG
- a CDS encoding AMP-binding protein: MLDTIPKRFNEVVKLYGDLDIFIYRENESREHKRQIYSNFWDEVKGIASGLLHYGIKRGDKVALISDSRREWIIVDLAVMSLGCVDVPRGNDSPEDEISYIINHSESGFVFVENDKQLQKVLARKQDLRFVKCIFVIDGDNLYEEKLGLITVVSYKKLLSVGSIYLNNNPRVFNTELEQGTGKDLATIIYTSGTTGVPKGVMLRHESFIFQIDRIYDYIPALQPGKIMISILPLWHSFERACEYILALKGMAIAYSKPIGPILLKDFAALNPHAIISVPRIWEGIRIGIIKMASESLVKRALFGVFLRIGILYVKLKEKFLGLVPVYRKANLLVSFFMKSIFLLGLILLFPFKFLGDILVFRKIRRALGKRFEFGISGGGSLVEYVDYFFKAVGIVVLEGYGLTETGPVLSVRRLRRPVAKTVGPFLPDIEYRVVDSEGSCLLPGEKGELWVRSPQVMSGYFKDELVTKDVLTRDGWFKTGDLVRVTVNHEISIVGRSKDTIVLRGGENIEPETIERALSKSLLIENVVIVGQDQKFLGAVIVPNFESLEQWAKSNGVIFASRDDLLSSDVVNKLYSKCISGIVNPKTGFKSFERIAGFILLKDPFVIGEELTNTLKLKRYYIADKYHQKIMSIFNKDDFELV; encoded by the coding sequence ATGCTGGATACTATACCTAAGCGTTTTAATGAAGTTGTGAAACTTTATGGTGATCTTGATATTTTTATTTATAGGGAGAATGAATCTAGGGAACATAAGAGGCAGATATATTCTAATTTTTGGGATGAGGTTAAGGGTATTGCGTCTGGTCTTCTGCATTATGGTATTAAGAGGGGAGATAAGGTGGCGCTTATTTCTGATTCCAGAAGGGAGTGGATCATTGTTGACCTTGCTGTCATGAGTTTAGGGTGCGTTGATGTACCAAGGGGCAATGACTCGCCCGAGGATGAAATATCATATATCATTAATCATTCTGAGTCTGGGTTTGTCTTTGTGGAAAACGACAAGCAGCTTCAAAAGGTACTGGCTAGGAAACAGGATCTTAGATTTGTTAAGTGTATTTTTGTTATCGATGGTGATAACCTTTATGAGGAAAAGTTAGGACTGATTACAGTGGTTTCTTATAAGAAATTATTGAGTGTAGGGAGTATTTATTTGAATAATAATCCTAGGGTCTTTAATACAGAACTTGAACAGGGGACGGGAAAGGATCTTGCTACTATAATATACACTTCAGGAACAACTGGGGTTCCAAAAGGTGTCATGCTTCGGCATGAATCTTTTATTTTTCAAATAGATAGGATTTATGATTATATTCCGGCGCTCCAACCGGGGAAAATAATGATATCTATTCTGCCGCTTTGGCATTCATTTGAAAGGGCTTGTGAGTATATACTTGCTCTTAAAGGAATGGCAATTGCTTATTCGAAACCGATTGGGCCCATTTTGCTTAAAGATTTTGCAGCTTTAAATCCCCATGCAATAATTTCTGTTCCAAGAATTTGGGAAGGAATAAGGATTGGCATTATTAAAATGGCGTCGGAGTCTCTTGTAAAGAGAGCTTTATTTGGTGTTTTCCTGAGGATTGGAATTCTTTATGTAAAGCTTAAGGAGAAATTTTTAGGGCTTGTTCCCGTTTATAGGAAAGCAAATTTATTGGTTTCCTTTTTTATGAAATCTATTTTTCTTTTAGGGTTAATTTTACTCTTCCCTTTTAAATTTTTGGGAGATATTTTGGTTTTCAGAAAAATAAGGAGGGCGCTTGGAAAGAGGTTTGAGTTTGGTATATCTGGTGGGGGATCTTTGGTAGAATACGTAGATTATTTTTTCAAAGCGGTGGGTATTGTGGTTCTTGAAGGTTATGGTCTTACAGAGACAGGTCCTGTTTTAAGTGTGAGGCGTTTAAGGCGTCCTGTTGCTAAAACTGTCGGTCCTTTCCTTCCAGACATTGAGTATAGAGTGGTTGATAGTGAAGGAAGTTGTTTACTTCCTGGGGAGAAAGGTGAGCTTTGGGTAAGATCACCTCAGGTTATGAGTGGCTACTTTAAGGATGAATTAGTCACAAAAGATGTTTTAACTCGGGATGGATGGTTTAAGACGGGCGATTTGGTACGTGTGACAGTTAATCATGAGATTTCGATTGTCGGTAGAAGTAAAGATACGATTGTGCTAAGAGGCGGGGAAAATATTGAGCCTGAGACTATTGAGAGAGCTTTATCGAAATCTTTACTTATTGAAAATGTTGTGATTGTTGGGCAAGATCAGAAATTTTTGGGAGCTGTTATTGTTCCTAATTTTGAGTCGCTTGAGCAATGGGCAAAATCTAACGGAGTGATCTTTGCTTCTCGCGATGACTTGTTATCTAGTGATGTTGTTAACAAACTTTATTCTAAATGTATTTCAGGTATAGTTAACCCTAAGACTGGGTTTAAGAGTTTTGAGAGAATAGCTGGGTTCATTTTATTGAAGGACCCTTTTGTTATTGGCGAGGAACTTACCAATACTCTTAAGCTTAAAAGATATTACATAGCCGACAAGTACCATCAAAAGATAATGTCAATATTTAATAAAGATGATTTTGAATTAGTGTGA
- the argS gene encoding arginine--tRNA ligase produces MISKIKKDLEDKISKTIKKLALTKNIELDKVTTIIQKPPKSDLGDLSILIFEFSKVLGLDTSVITEEIIKQIGTTYETKPMGPYLNIKLKRKEFIRDTITKVNEEKGKYGTSNFLKNKKIIIEFSAPNTNKPLHVGHLRNDIIGESLSRILKAAGGQIIKINLINDRGVHICKSMLAYKKFGNNTTPELSFKKGDHLIGDFYVKYNEYAKENTVAEEEIQKLLYKWEEGDTETVQLWRKLNKWAIEGIKETYALTNIKFDKIYLESEIFEIGRDVVLKGLEEGLCFRREDGAICIDIPTEENTGTDKKFKEKVLLRANGTSIYLTQDLGNIVTRKNEYNFDEMIYVVGSEQIHHFKILFFVAGKLGITKENNLTHLSYGMVNLPEGKMKSREGNVVDADNLINDLVNSTMLEIKKRNSDEKDLQKTALDISLGAIHYYLLKTAIHKDILFNKEESLSFVGNSGPYIQYVGARINSILEKYNTLGLSGGVFNLDLLEQEKEWEIIKIVSEFEEHIIKASKDLNPSLITQYSYSLAKSFSTYYQEAKIIDTNNPELTNARISLSRVVLQTIKNCMSLLNIPYMRKM; encoded by the coding sequence ATGATTAGTAAAATAAAGAAAGACTTAGAAGATAAAATTAGTAAAACAATAAAGAAACTTGCCTTAACAAAAAATATTGAACTTGACAAAGTAACTACGATAATTCAGAAACCCCCAAAGAGCGACCTAGGAGATTTATCAATCTTAATATTTGAATTTAGCAAAGTATTAGGACTTGATACATCTGTTATTACTGAGGAGATAATAAAACAGATCGGAACTACGTATGAAACCAAACCAATGGGGCCTTATTTAAACATTAAGCTTAAGAGAAAAGAGTTCATTAGAGATACAATTACGAAGGTCAATGAAGAAAAGGGGAAATATGGAACAAGCAATTTCCTTAAGAACAAAAAAATAATAATAGAATTCTCAGCGCCAAACACAAACAAACCACTTCATGTGGGACATCTTAGAAATGACATTATCGGAGAAAGTTTATCAAGAATATTGAAAGCTGCTGGTGGTCAGATAATAAAAATAAATTTAATAAATGATAGAGGTGTACATATTTGCAAATCCATGCTTGCCTACAAAAAATTCGGAAATAATACAACCCCTGAGCTTTCTTTTAAAAAAGGAGACCATTTAATAGGTGACTTCTACGTAAAATACAACGAATATGCTAAAGAAAATACCGTAGCAGAAGAAGAAATACAAAAATTACTATATAAATGGGAAGAAGGAGACACAGAAACAGTTCAACTTTGGAGAAAGCTAAACAAATGGGCAATTGAAGGAATAAAGGAAACTTATGCTCTTACAAACATTAAATTCGATAAAATTTATCTTGAAAGTGAAATATTTGAAATTGGGCGTGATGTTGTGCTTAAAGGGTTAGAAGAGGGTTTATGCTTCAGAAGAGAAGATGGAGCAATATGTATAGATATACCCACAGAAGAAAATACAGGCACAGATAAAAAATTTAAAGAAAAAGTTCTCTTAAGAGCCAATGGCACATCCATTTATCTTACTCAAGATTTGGGAAATATAGTAACTAGAAAAAATGAATATAATTTCGATGAAATGATTTATGTTGTTGGAAGCGAACAAATTCATCACTTCAAGATTTTATTTTTTGTTGCAGGGAAATTGGGTATTACGAAAGAAAATAATTTAACGCACCTATCTTATGGGATGGTAAATTTACCCGAAGGTAAAATGAAATCAAGAGAAGGAAATGTGGTTGATGCTGATAATTTAATTAATGATTTAGTAAACTCAACTATGCTGGAGATAAAAAAGAGAAATTCAGATGAGAAAGACTTACAAAAAACGGCCTTAGACATATCACTGGGAGCTATTCACTATTATCTACTCAAAACTGCCATACACAAAGACATTTTATTTAATAAAGAGGAAAGTTTATCATTTGTTGGCAACTCCGGTCCTTATATTCAATACGTAGGCGCAAGGATTAATAGCATACTTGAAAAATACAACACACTGGGCTTATCTGGTGGAGTATTTAACCTAGACTTACTAGAACAGGAAAAGGAATGGGAAATAATTAAGATTGTTTCTGAATTTGAAGAACACATAATAAAAGCCTCAAAAGACTTAAATCCCTCGTTAATAACTCAGTACTCTTACTCTCTTGCAAAAAGCTTTAGCACATACTACCAAGAGGCTAAAATAATAGATACAAACAATCCTGAACTCACAAATGCAAGAATAAGCCTATCTAGGGTAGTCTTGCAGACAATAAAAAATTGCATGAGCTTGCTAAACATTCCTTACATGAGAAAAATGTAG
- a CDS encoding Rnf-Nqr domain containing protein — translation MQKKTFYVTEKYLRTHLMLFPVFAYTKTFLEGTIISVWISLCILLPAIIINQIELRNQILGIYLLIIGIFVSLTYLFMHYTTPKLYSSLKFSIPILIVITVSFHKNEPFKNLKDPLKILQYSKLPIIAFISLSSIISIFREVLNTGNLQFLNTKISMIREINISETPAYSSNVFLVASLVFVLINTLMNIKGKKDD, via the coding sequence ATGCAAAAGAAAACGTTTTATGTTACAGAGAAGTATTTAAGAACCCATTTAATGCTTTTCCCTGTTTTTGCCTATACAAAAACTTTTCTAGAAGGAACCATAATATCAGTTTGGATATCCCTCTGCATCTTATTGCCTGCCATAATCATTAACCAAATAGAACTGAGAAATCAAATACTGGGAATTTACTTGCTTATAATAGGAATTTTTGTTAGCTTGACCTATCTCTTCATGCATTATACAACTCCTAAACTTTATAGTAGTTTAAAATTTTCAATCCCTATTTTGATAGTTATTACAGTGTCATTTCATAAAAATGAGCCTTTTAAAAATCTAAAGGATCCTCTTAAGATATTACAATATTCTAAACTACCGATAATAGCATTCATATCTTTAAGCTCGATAATTTCAATTTTTAGAGAAGTACTAAATACTGGAAATTTACAATTTTTGAATACAAAAATATCAATGATCAGAGAAATCAACATAAGCGAAACACCAGCTTATAGCTCGAATGTTTTCCTAGTCGCATCTTTAGTCTTTGTGTTGATTAACACATTGATGAATATTAAAGGGAAAAAGGATGATTAG